In Candidatus Leptovillus gracilis, a single window of DNA contains:
- a CDS encoding DEAD/DEAH box helicase — protein sequence MTTEFTDLNLQPQLMQAVSDLGFTTPTPIQTAVIPLMLAGQDVIGQAQTGTGKTAAFSLPILQNLEPNHPYVQALIVTPTRELALQVAQAIGDYGRHQNVRVLAVYGGAAYGPQIYDLKRGVDVVVGTPGRLIDHIQRGRLNLEAVRTVVLDEADEMLSMGFVEDIEAILQATPATRQTALFSATMPGPIRQLAQKYLRNPQTIAIKSQQMTVAAIEQRYYLVNEPDKLAALTRLFEVEPITSALIFARTRLGTGELANELTVRGFPAEALNGDLSQDAREQTLNRFRQGQIKVLVATDVAARGLDIDDISHVFNFDLPNDPEIYVHRVGRTGRAGKTGIALSLVTPAEQFRLHKIESYAKQKIARAQLPTPAEIQELREAQLVERMMVWLRRDRCVREREMVADLMEAGFDPILIAASALKLARAEEKQRPIAPVSEVREHQPRDFQRGRAPRRMPENGRSPYPSAPRQPQAQEKGMVRLSLSAGKMDGVRPGDVVGTIAFHANIPGRVIGAIRIQDKMTFVDVPEQYVAQVLSNKGNFQIHKQGVSVELA from the coding sequence ATGACAACTGAATTTACCGACTTAAACCTGCAGCCGCAGTTGATGCAGGCTGTATCCGATCTGGGTTTTACCACCCCCACGCCCATTCAAACGGCCGTTATCCCCCTCATGCTTGCCGGTCAAGACGTGATTGGTCAGGCGCAAACCGGAACCGGCAAAACGGCCGCTTTCAGCCTGCCTATCTTGCAGAATCTGGAGCCAAACCATCCCTACGTCCAGGCGCTGATCGTCACCCCGACCCGCGAGTTGGCTTTGCAGGTGGCCCAGGCGATTGGCGATTACGGCCGTCATCAAAATGTGCGTGTGCTGGCTGTCTATGGTGGCGCGGCCTATGGCCCGCAAATCTACGACCTCAAACGGGGCGTGGATGTGGTGGTGGGCACGCCCGGCCGTCTGATTGACCACATTCAGCGCGGCCGCCTGAACCTGGAAGCGGTGCGCACCGTCGTCCTGGACGAAGCCGACGAAATGTTAAGCATGGGCTTTGTCGAAGACATCGAAGCCATCTTGCAGGCCACACCGGCCACGCGCCAGACGGCTCTTTTCTCGGCTACCATGCCCGGCCCCATCCGCCAGCTTGCCCAGAAGTATTTGCGTAACCCGCAAACCATCGCCATCAAAAGCCAGCAAATGACCGTAGCGGCCATTGAGCAGCGCTATTATCTGGTGAATGAGCCAGACAAACTCGCGGCGCTGACTCGCCTGTTTGAGGTGGAGCCGATCACCAGCGCCCTCATTTTTGCCCGCACGCGCCTGGGAACCGGCGAATTAGCCAATGAGTTGACGGTGCGCGGCTTCCCGGCCGAAGCGCTAAATGGCGACCTGAGCCAGGACGCCCGCGAGCAGACGTTAAATCGTTTCCGCCAGGGGCAAATTAAGGTATTGGTCGCCACCGACGTCGCGGCGCGCGGCCTGGACATTGACGATATTTCCCACGTGTTCAACTTTGATCTGCCCAACGACCCGGAGATTTACGTACACCGCGTGGGGCGCACCGGTCGCGCCGGCAAAACAGGCATCGCTCTCTCGCTGGTGACGCCGGCCGAGCAGTTCCGTCTGCATAAGATTGAATCCTACGCCAAACAGAAGATCGCCCGCGCCCAGCTGCCCACGCCGGCCGAAATTCAGGAGCTGCGCGAGGCGCAGTTGGTGGAACGCATGATGGTCTGGCTGCGCCGCGACCGCTGTGTGCGGGAGAGGGAGATGGTCGCCGACCTGATGGAGGCTGGCTTTGACCCCATTCTCATCGCCGCATCGGCGTTGAAGTTGGCCCGCGCCGAAGAAAAGCAGCGCCCTATCGCCCCGGTGAGCGAAGTGCGCGAACACCAACCGCGCGATTTCCAACGAGGTCGAGCGCCACGACGTATGCCGGAAAACGGCCGTTCCCCTTATCCTTCCGCCCCGCGCCAACCCCAGGCGCAAGAAAAGGGCATGGTCCGCCTCAGCCTGAGCGCTGGCAAGATGGATGGTGTTCGCCCCGGCGACGTGGTAGGGACCATTGCCTTCCATGCCAACATCCCTGGCCGGGTAATCGGAGCGATACGTATTCAAGACAAAATGACCTTTGTAGATGTGCCAGAGCAGTATGTGGCGCAGGTGTTGAGTAATAAAGGCAATTTTCAGATTCACAAGCAAGGTGTTAGCGTCGAGCTGGCCTGA
- a CDS encoding acetoacetate--CoA ligase, whose translation MIENQEETLLWWPDTAVIENANLTAYMRWLAAHKGVHAATYAELWRWSVDNTADFWESLWPYFNLTYSQPWETPLARREMPGAVWFPGVRLNYAENIFAQMTDARPMMLYKAEDDPLIELSWQSVYDQANRLAAALREMGVQAGDRVVAYLPNIPEAITAVLAVASLGAIWSSCAPDFGSRSVLDRFSQIEPKVLIAVDGYRYGGKTFDRRDVLAELQAALPTLRHTILVPHVAASTDGLRNTVLWDQALAGVTPSPEMSFAQVPFDHPLWVLYSSGTTGLPKPIVQGHGGILLEHAKATIFHNDLKPGDRFFWYTSTGWMMWNYLLGSLLSGASIIVYNGSPGYPDMNALFELAEASGMTYFGTSAAFVGACIKAGIHPNQDYDLSRIRGAGSTGSPLTMEGFRWIYDNVNGELALESLSGGTDLCTAFVGGARILPIYAGEIQGASLGAKVQALNEAGQAVVNEVGELVITEPMPSMPLYFWNDPEMSRYTESYFEMFPGVWRHGDWISFNGRGGCVIYGRSDSTINRQGIRMGTSEIYRVVEAFDEVVDSLIIDLELLGRESYMPLFVVLRPGLVLEDELRRRISDRLRQEVSPRHIPNEIIQIAEVPYTLSGKKMEVPIRKILLGMDAQQAAKRGAMRNPESLDYFVQFARTLRNQPLVSG comes from the coding sequence ATGATTGAGAACCAAGAAGAAACCTTGCTCTGGTGGCCGGATACGGCCGTTATCGAAAACGCCAACCTGACAGCCTACATGCGCTGGCTGGCGGCCCACAAAGGTGTCCACGCCGCCACCTACGCCGAACTGTGGCGCTGGTCGGTGGACAACACGGCCGATTTTTGGGAAAGCTTGTGGCCGTACTTTAATCTGACCTACTCGCAGCCCTGGGAAACGCCGTTGGCCCGGCGCGAGATGCCCGGCGCTGTCTGGTTTCCCGGTGTGCGGCTGAATTACGCCGAAAACATCTTCGCCCAAATGACCGACGCGCGGCCGATGATGCTCTACAAAGCCGAAGACGATCCGCTGATCGAATTAAGTTGGCAGTCGGTTTACGACCAGGCCAACCGGCTGGCGGCGGCGCTGCGCGAGATGGGCGTGCAGGCCGGCGACCGGGTGGTGGCTTATTTACCCAATATACCAGAGGCAATAACGGCCGTGTTAGCCGTCGCCAGTCTGGGAGCCATCTGGTCCAGTTGTGCGCCCGATTTTGGCAGCCGCAGTGTGCTGGACCGCTTCAGCCAAATCGAACCGAAAGTTCTCATCGCCGTAGATGGCTACCGTTACGGCGGCAAAACCTTCGACCGGCGCGATGTGCTGGCCGAATTGCAAGCCGCGCTGCCCACCCTCCGGCACACCATCCTCGTGCCGCACGTGGCCGCCAGCACCGACGGCCTGCGCAACACCGTGTTGTGGGACCAGGCGCTGGCTGGCGTCACGCCATCGCCTGAGATGAGCTTCGCCCAGGTTCCCTTCGATCATCCGTTGTGGGTGCTGTACTCGTCGGGAACCACCGGACTGCCCAAGCCGATTGTGCAGGGGCATGGCGGCATCTTGCTGGAACACGCCAAAGCCACCATCTTCCACAACGATTTGAAGCCGGGCGACCGCTTCTTCTGGTATACCTCCACCGGCTGGATGATGTGGAACTACCTGCTGGGCAGCCTGCTTTCCGGCGCGTCCATCATCGTCTACAACGGCAGCCCTGGCTACCCAGACATGAACGCCTTGTTTGAACTGGCCGAGGCCAGCGGCATGACCTACTTCGGCACGTCGGCGGCTTTTGTCGGCGCCTGTATCAAGGCCGGAATTCACCCCAACCAGGATTACGACCTCAGCCGGATTCGCGGCGCCGGCTCAACCGGTTCGCCTTTAACCATGGAAGGCTTCCGCTGGATTTACGACAACGTTAATGGCGAGTTGGCCCTGGAATCGTTGAGCGGCGGTACGGATTTATGCACCGCTTTTGTCGGCGGCGCGCGCATTTTGCCGATTTATGCCGGGGAGATTCAGGGCGCGTCGTTGGGGGCGAAGGTGCAGGCCCTTAACGAGGCCGGCCAGGCGGTGGTCAACGAAGTAGGCGAACTGGTTATCACCGAACCGATGCCTTCGATGCCGCTCTATTTTTGGAATGACCCGGAGATGAGCCGTTACACAGAGAGCTATTTTGAGATGTTTCCCGGCGTCTGGCGGCATGGAGATTGGATTTCGTTTAATGGGCGGGGTGGCTGTGTGATATACGGCCGTTCCGATTCCACCATCAACCGCCAGGGCATCCGCATGGGAACCAGCGAGATTTACCGCGTCGTGGAAGCCTTTGATGAAGTGGTGGACAGCCTGATCATAGACCTGGAACTATTGGGGCGCGAATCCTATATGCCGCTGTTTGTTGTATTGCGCCCCGGTCTGGTATTGGAAGATGAGCTGCGACGGCGCATCAGCGACCGGCTGCGCCAGGAAGTATCGCCGCGCCACATCCCCAACGAGATTATCCAGATTGCCGAGGTTCCGTACACGTTGAGCGGCAAAAAGATGGAAGTGCCCATCCGCAAGATTTTGTTGGGTATGGACGCGCAGCAGGCAGCCAAGCGTGGGGCCATGCGCAATCCGGAAAGCCTGGACTATTTTGTGCAGTTTGCCAGGACGCTGCGTAACCAGCCACTGGTCAGCGGTTAA
- a CDS encoding response regulator transcription factor produces MPTDSATLLLVEGRGIGSQSLSGALQKAGYHLEVVHTGKAALTWSDAHQPDLIIFDSTFMRSNGARSCRRLRRVWSDTPIIHIRLPNHPEDRSAEADVYLEHPFTSRKLLNRIRALLPADDCQDEIVRYGAITIYLSKPSVDVAGQGEKRLTPKLVQLLQEFLRYPNETVSRRQLMQNVWKTDYVGDTRTLDVHIRWVRELIEENPASPKLLVTVRGEGYILNIPPQHDK; encoded by the coding sequence GTGCCGACTGATTCTGCAACATTACTTTTGGTGGAGGGTAGGGGAATTGGCTCTCAATCGCTTTCTGGTGCGCTGCAAAAAGCTGGCTACCATCTGGAAGTTGTCCATACGGGCAAAGCAGCCCTTACCTGGAGCGATGCCCACCAACCCGATCTGATCATCTTCGATTCAACCTTCATGCGCTCGAATGGGGCGCGAAGCTGTCGGCGGCTGCGGCGCGTCTGGAGCGATACACCCATCATCCACATCCGTTTGCCCAATCATCCAGAAGATCGCTCAGCCGAAGCCGACGTATACCTGGAACACCCGTTCACCTCCCGCAAACTACTGAACCGTATTCGCGCGCTCTTGCCGGCCGACGATTGCCAGGATGAAATTGTGCGCTACGGCGCTATAACGATTTACCTCTCCAAACCGTCAGTAGATGTGGCCGGGCAAGGCGAAAAACGCCTGACGCCCAAGCTGGTGCAGCTTCTACAGGAATTCTTGCGCTACCCCAACGAGACTGTCAGCCGCCGCCAGTTGATGCAAAACGTCTGGAAGACCGATTATGTGGGCGATACCCGCACATTGGACGTACACATTCGCTGGGTACGCGAGTTGATCGAAGAAAACCCCGCCAGCCCCAAACTGCTCGTCACTGTGCGCGGCGAGGGCTACATTTTAAATATCCCCCCGCAACACGACAAATAA